In Phyllopteryx taeniolatus isolate TA_2022b chromosome 1, UOR_Ptae_1.2, whole genome shotgun sequence, the following proteins share a genomic window:
- the klhl17 gene encoding kelch-like protein 17 isoform X4, whose translation MMEGGMQLLNRDGHSISHNSKRHYHDSFVSMNRMRQRGLLCDIVLHVSSKEIKAHKVVLASCSPYFHAMFTNEMSESRQTHVTLHDIDPQALEQLIQYTYTAEIVVGEGNVQTLLPAASLLQLNGVRDACCKFLLSQLDPSNCLGIRGFADTHSCSDLLKSAHKYVLQHFVEVSKTEEFMLLPLKQQTFARPQLSASIAVTDNFILPPSCHGLFRLPRQVRQAKAYSATAHRIKVLDLISSDNVNVPSEEEVYRAVLSWVKHDIEGRRPHVPWLMKCVRLPLLRRDFLMSNVDTELLVRHHSECKDLLIEALKYHLMPEQRGVLSNSRTRPRRCEGASPVLFAVGGGSLFAIHGDCEAYDTRTDRWHMVASMSTRRARVGVAAIGNRLYAVGGYDGTSDLATVESYDPIANSWQPEVSMGTRRSCLGVAVLHGLLYAAGGYDGASCLNSAERFDPLTSTWTSIAAMSTRRRYVRVATLDGTLYAVGGYDSSSHLATVEKYDPQSNTWTPIANMLSRRSSAGVAVLDGMLYVAGGNDGTSCLNSVERFNPKTNTWEGVSAMNIRRSTHDLVAMDGWLYAVGGNDGSSSLNSIEKYNPRSNKWVAASCMFTRRSSVGVAVLELLNFPPPSSPTLSVSSTSL comes from the exons ATGATGGAAGGAGGCATGCAGCTGCTGAACCGCGACGGCCACAGCATCTCGCACAACTCCAAGCGCCACTACCACGACTCCTTCgtgtccatgaacaggatgcgACAGCGTGGGCTGCTCTGCGATATTGTGCTCCACGTCTCCAGCAAAGAGATAAAGGCGCACAAAGTGGTGCTGGCTTCCTGCAGCCCGTACTTCCACGCTATGTTTACCA ATGAGATGTCAGAGAGTCGTCAGACCCATGTGACGCTACATGATATCGACCCCCAGGCATTGGAGCAGCTCATTCAGTACACCTACACAGCGGAGATCGTGGTCGGGGAGGGTAACGTTCAG ACGTTGCTTCCGGCAGCTAGCCTGCTGCAACTCAACGGGGTGCGAGACGCCTGCTGCAAGTTCCTCCTCAGCCAGCTGGACCCCTCCAACTGTCTGGGCATCCGAGGCTTCGCCGACACGCACTCCTGCAGCGACCTTCTCAAGTCGGCGCACAAGTACGTCCTGCAGCACTTTGTTGAGGTGTCCAAGACAGAGGAGTTCATGCTGCTTCCACTGAAACAG CAGACTTTTGCTCGTCCTCAGCTGAGTGCATCAATCGCAGTCACCGATAATTTTATCCTCCCACCGAGTTGCCACGGACTATTTCGTCTGCCGCGTCAAGTCCGGCAAGCCAAAGCCTATTCAGCAACTGCTCACCGCATCAAG GTCCTGGATCTGATTTCCAGTGACAACGTGAACGTACCATCTGAAGAGGAAGTGTACCGGGCCGTGCTGAGCTGGGTGAAGCATGACATCGAAGGCCGCCGCCCACATGTTCCATGG TTGATGAAGTGCGTGCGGCTGCCGCTGCTGAGGCGAGACTTCCTCATGAGCAACGTGGACACGGAGCTGCTAGTGCGTCACCACTCCGAGTGCAAGGACCTACTAATCGAGGCGCTCAAGTATCACCTGATGCCCGAGCAGAGAGGCGTGCTCAGCAACAGCAGGACACGACCTCGCCGCTGCGAGGGCGCCAGTCCCGTGCTCTTTGCTGTTG gTGGGGGAAGTCTGTTCGCCATTCACGGAGACTGCGAAGCATACGATACCAGGACGGACCGCTGGCACATGGTGGCGTCAATGTCCACTCGGCGGGCCCGGGTGGGCGTGGCAGCCATTGGGAACAGACTGTATGCTGTTGGCGG GTATGATGGGACCTCAGACCTGGCAACTGTGGAGTCATATGACCCCATCGCTAACTCCTGGCAGCCTGAGGTTTCCATGGGAACGCGACGGAGCTGTTTGGGTGTGGCGGTCTTGCATGGATTGTTGTATGCGGCTGGGGGTTATGATGGAGCTTCCTGTCTAAATAG TGCAGAGCGTTTTGACCCTCTGACCAGCACGTGGACCTCGATCGCTGCCATGAGCACGCGCAGGAGATACGTTCGAGTCGCAACTCTAG ATGGCACCTTGTACGCGGTGGGTGGTTACGACAGCTCCTCACATCTTGCAACAGTGGAGAAGTACGATCCTCAG AGCAACACGTGGACACCCATTGCCAACATGCTGAGTCGGCGCAGCAGTGCCGGTGTGGCCGTCCTGGACGGCATGCTGTATGTGGCGGGAGGTAATGACGGCACCAGTTGCCTCAACTCTGTGGAAAGGTTCAACCCCAAGACCAACACCTGGGAGGGAGTGTCTGCCATGAACATCCGCAG GAGCACTCACGACTTGGTGGCTATGGATGGCTGGCTGTACGCCGTGGGAGGTAACGACGGCAGCTCCAGTCTCAACTCCATTGAGAAGTACAACCCGCGCAGCAACAAGTGGGTGGCGGCCTCCTGCATGTTCACGCGCCGCAGCAGCGTGGGCGTGGCTGTGCTGGAGCTGCTCAACTTCCCGCCGCCGTCCTCGCCCACTCTCTCGGTGTCCTCCACTAGCCTTTGA
- the klhl17 gene encoding kelch-like protein 17 isoform X5 has protein sequence MVGSFAQAQSYNPKSLPDSQSEEHSLKLPRVRHRHEPAAAPPGAMMEGGMQLLNRDGHSISHNSKRHYHDSFVSMNRMRQRGLLCDIVLHVSSKEIKAHKVVLASCSPYFHAMFTNEMSESRQTHVTLHDIDPQALEQLIQYTYTAEIVVGEGNVQTLLPAASLLQLNGVRDACCKFLLSQLDPSNCLGIRGFADTHSCSDLLKSAHKYVLQHFVEVSKTEEFMLLPLKQVLDLISSDNVNVPSEEEVYRAVLSWVKHDIEGRRPHVPWLMKCVRLPLLRRDFLMSNVDTELLVRHHSECKDLLIEALKYHLMPEQRGVLSNSRTRPRRCEGASPVLFAVGGGSLFAIHGDCEAYDTRTDRWHMVASMSTRRARVGVAAIGNRLYAVGGYDGTSDLATVESYDPIANSWQPEVSMGTRRSCLGVAVLHGLLYAAGGYDGASCLNSAERFDPLTSTWTSIAAMSTRRRYVRVATLDGTLYAVGGYDSSSHLATVEKYDPQSNTWTPIANMLSRRSSAGVAVLDGMLYVAGGNDGTSCLNSVERFNPKTNTWEGVSAMNIRRSTHDLVAMDGWLYAVGGNDGSSSLNSIEKYNPRSNKWVAASCMFTRRSSVGVAVLELLNFPPPSSPTLSVSSTSL, from the exons ATGGTCGGGTCTTTCGCGCAAGCGCAGTCGTATAATCCAAAATCACTTCCGGACTCACAGTCGGAGGAGCACTCACTTAAG TTGCCCAGAGTGCGGCACAGGCACGAGCCGGCGGCCGCCCCACCCGGCGCCATGATGGAAGGAGGCATGCAGCTGCTGAACCGCGACGGCCACAGCATCTCGCACAACTCCAAGCGCCACTACCACGACTCCTTCgtgtccatgaacaggatgcgACAGCGTGGGCTGCTCTGCGATATTGTGCTCCACGTCTCCAGCAAAGAGATAAAGGCGCACAAAGTGGTGCTGGCTTCCTGCAGCCCGTACTTCCACGCTATGTTTACCA ATGAGATGTCAGAGAGTCGTCAGACCCATGTGACGCTACATGATATCGACCCCCAGGCATTGGAGCAGCTCATTCAGTACACCTACACAGCGGAGATCGTGGTCGGGGAGGGTAACGTTCAG ACGTTGCTTCCGGCAGCTAGCCTGCTGCAACTCAACGGGGTGCGAGACGCCTGCTGCAAGTTCCTCCTCAGCCAGCTGGACCCCTCCAACTGTCTGGGCATCCGAGGCTTCGCCGACACGCACTCCTGCAGCGACCTTCTCAAGTCGGCGCACAAGTACGTCCTGCAGCACTTTGTTGAGGTGTCCAAGACAGAGGAGTTCATGCTGCTTCCACTGAAACAG GTCCTGGATCTGATTTCCAGTGACAACGTGAACGTACCATCTGAAGAGGAAGTGTACCGGGCCGTGCTGAGCTGGGTGAAGCATGACATCGAAGGCCGCCGCCCACATGTTCCATGG TTGATGAAGTGCGTGCGGCTGCCGCTGCTGAGGCGAGACTTCCTCATGAGCAACGTGGACACGGAGCTGCTAGTGCGTCACCACTCCGAGTGCAAGGACCTACTAATCGAGGCGCTCAAGTATCACCTGATGCCCGAGCAGAGAGGCGTGCTCAGCAACAGCAGGACACGACCTCGCCGCTGCGAGGGCGCCAGTCCCGTGCTCTTTGCTGTTG gTGGGGGAAGTCTGTTCGCCATTCACGGAGACTGCGAAGCATACGATACCAGGACGGACCGCTGGCACATGGTGGCGTCAATGTCCACTCGGCGGGCCCGGGTGGGCGTGGCAGCCATTGGGAACAGACTGTATGCTGTTGGCGG GTATGATGGGACCTCAGACCTGGCAACTGTGGAGTCATATGACCCCATCGCTAACTCCTGGCAGCCTGAGGTTTCCATGGGAACGCGACGGAGCTGTTTGGGTGTGGCGGTCTTGCATGGATTGTTGTATGCGGCTGGGGGTTATGATGGAGCTTCCTGTCTAAATAG TGCAGAGCGTTTTGACCCTCTGACCAGCACGTGGACCTCGATCGCTGCCATGAGCACGCGCAGGAGATACGTTCGAGTCGCAACTCTAG ATGGCACCTTGTACGCGGTGGGTGGTTACGACAGCTCCTCACATCTTGCAACAGTGGAGAAGTACGATCCTCAG AGCAACACGTGGACACCCATTGCCAACATGCTGAGTCGGCGCAGCAGTGCCGGTGTGGCCGTCCTGGACGGCATGCTGTATGTGGCGGGAGGTAATGACGGCACCAGTTGCCTCAACTCTGTGGAAAGGTTCAACCCCAAGACCAACACCTGGGAGGGAGTGTCTGCCATGAACATCCGCAG GAGCACTCACGACTTGGTGGCTATGGATGGCTGGCTGTACGCCGTGGGAGGTAACGACGGCAGCTCCAGTCTCAACTCCATTGAGAAGTACAACCCGCGCAGCAACAAGTGGGTGGCGGCCTCCTGCATGTTCACGCGCCGCAGCAGCGTGGGCGTGGCTGTGCTGGAGCTGCTCAACTTCCCGCCGCCGTCCTCGCCCACTCTCTCGGTGTCCTCCACTAGCCTTTGA
- the klhl17 gene encoding kelch-like protein 17 isoform X1 yields the protein MVGSFAQAQSYNPKSLPDSQSEEHSLKLPRVRHRHEPAAAPPGAMMEGGMQLLNRDGHSISHNSKRHYHDSFVSMNRMRQRGLLCDIVLHVSSKEIKAHKVVLASCSPYFHAMFTNEMSESRQTHVTLHDIDPQALEQLIQYTYTAEIVVGEGNVQTLLPAASLLQLNGVRDACCKFLLSQLDPSNCLGIRGFADTHSCSDLLKSAHKYVLQHFVEVSKTEEFMLLPLKQQTFARPQLSASIAVTDNFILPPSCHGLFRLPRQVRQAKAYSATAHRIKVLDLISSDNVNVPSEEEVYRAVLSWVKHDIEGRRPHVPWLMKCVRLPLLRRDFLMSNVDTELLVRHHSECKDLLIEALKYHLMPEQRGVLSNSRTRPRRCEGASPVLFAVGGGSLFAIHGDCEAYDTRTDRWHMVASMSTRRARVGVAAIGNRLYAVGGYDGTSDLATVESYDPIANSWQPEVSMGTRRSCLGVAVLHGLLYAAGGYDGASCLNSAERFDPLTSTWTSIAAMSTRRRYVRVATLDGTLYAVGGYDSSSHLATVEKYDPQSNTWTPIANMLSRRSSAGVAVLDGMLYVAGGNDGTSCLNSVERFNPKTNTWEGVSAMNIRRSTHDLVAMDGWLYAVGGNDGSSSLNSIEKYNPRSNKWVAASCMFTRRSSVGVAVLELLNFPPPSSPTLSVSSTSL from the exons ATGGTCGGGTCTTTCGCGCAAGCGCAGTCGTATAATCCAAAATCACTTCCGGACTCACAGTCGGAGGAGCACTCACTTAAG TTGCCCAGAGTGCGGCACAGGCACGAGCCGGCGGCCGCCCCACCCGGCGCCATGATGGAAGGAGGCATGCAGCTGCTGAACCGCGACGGCCACAGCATCTCGCACAACTCCAAGCGCCACTACCACGACTCCTTCgtgtccatgaacaggatgcgACAGCGTGGGCTGCTCTGCGATATTGTGCTCCACGTCTCCAGCAAAGAGATAAAGGCGCACAAAGTGGTGCTGGCTTCCTGCAGCCCGTACTTCCACGCTATGTTTACCA ATGAGATGTCAGAGAGTCGTCAGACCCATGTGACGCTACATGATATCGACCCCCAGGCATTGGAGCAGCTCATTCAGTACACCTACACAGCGGAGATCGTGGTCGGGGAGGGTAACGTTCAG ACGTTGCTTCCGGCAGCTAGCCTGCTGCAACTCAACGGGGTGCGAGACGCCTGCTGCAAGTTCCTCCTCAGCCAGCTGGACCCCTCCAACTGTCTGGGCATCCGAGGCTTCGCCGACACGCACTCCTGCAGCGACCTTCTCAAGTCGGCGCACAAGTACGTCCTGCAGCACTTTGTTGAGGTGTCCAAGACAGAGGAGTTCATGCTGCTTCCACTGAAACAG CAGACTTTTGCTCGTCCTCAGCTGAGTGCATCAATCGCAGTCACCGATAATTTTATCCTCCCACCGAGTTGCCACGGACTATTTCGTCTGCCGCGTCAAGTCCGGCAAGCCAAAGCCTATTCAGCAACTGCTCACCGCATCAAG GTCCTGGATCTGATTTCCAGTGACAACGTGAACGTACCATCTGAAGAGGAAGTGTACCGGGCCGTGCTGAGCTGGGTGAAGCATGACATCGAAGGCCGCCGCCCACATGTTCCATGG TTGATGAAGTGCGTGCGGCTGCCGCTGCTGAGGCGAGACTTCCTCATGAGCAACGTGGACACGGAGCTGCTAGTGCGTCACCACTCCGAGTGCAAGGACCTACTAATCGAGGCGCTCAAGTATCACCTGATGCCCGAGCAGAGAGGCGTGCTCAGCAACAGCAGGACACGACCTCGCCGCTGCGAGGGCGCCAGTCCCGTGCTCTTTGCTGTTG gTGGGGGAAGTCTGTTCGCCATTCACGGAGACTGCGAAGCATACGATACCAGGACGGACCGCTGGCACATGGTGGCGTCAATGTCCACTCGGCGGGCCCGGGTGGGCGTGGCAGCCATTGGGAACAGACTGTATGCTGTTGGCGG GTATGATGGGACCTCAGACCTGGCAACTGTGGAGTCATATGACCCCATCGCTAACTCCTGGCAGCCTGAGGTTTCCATGGGAACGCGACGGAGCTGTTTGGGTGTGGCGGTCTTGCATGGATTGTTGTATGCGGCTGGGGGTTATGATGGAGCTTCCTGTCTAAATAG TGCAGAGCGTTTTGACCCTCTGACCAGCACGTGGACCTCGATCGCTGCCATGAGCACGCGCAGGAGATACGTTCGAGTCGCAACTCTAG ATGGCACCTTGTACGCGGTGGGTGGTTACGACAGCTCCTCACATCTTGCAACAGTGGAGAAGTACGATCCTCAG AGCAACACGTGGACACCCATTGCCAACATGCTGAGTCGGCGCAGCAGTGCCGGTGTGGCCGTCCTGGACGGCATGCTGTATGTGGCGGGAGGTAATGACGGCACCAGTTGCCTCAACTCTGTGGAAAGGTTCAACCCCAAGACCAACACCTGGGAGGGAGTGTCTGCCATGAACATCCGCAG GAGCACTCACGACTTGGTGGCTATGGATGGCTGGCTGTACGCCGTGGGAGGTAACGACGGCAGCTCCAGTCTCAACTCCATTGAGAAGTACAACCCGCGCAGCAACAAGTGGGTGGCGGCCTCCTGCATGTTCACGCGCCGCAGCAGCGTGGGCGTGGCTGTGCTGGAGCTGCTCAACTTCCCGCCGCCGTCCTCGCCCACTCTCTCGGTGTCCTCCACTAGCCTTTGA
- the klhl17 gene encoding kelch-like protein 17 isoform X2, giving the protein MVGSFAQAQSYNPKSLPDSQSEEHSLKLPRVRHRHEPAAAPPGAMMEGGMQLLNRDGHSISHNSKRHYHDSFVSMNRMRQRGLLCDIVLHVSSKEIKAHKVVLASCSPYFHAMFTNEMSESRQTHVTLHDIDPQALEQLIQYTYTAEIVVGEGNVQTLLPAASLLQLNGVRDACCKFLLSQLDPSNCLGIRGFADTHSCSDLLKSAHKYVLQHFVEVSKTEEFMLLPLKQTFARPQLSASIAVTDNFILPPSCHGLFRLPRQVRQAKAYSATAHRIKVLDLISSDNVNVPSEEEVYRAVLSWVKHDIEGRRPHVPWLMKCVRLPLLRRDFLMSNVDTELLVRHHSECKDLLIEALKYHLMPEQRGVLSNSRTRPRRCEGASPVLFAVGGGSLFAIHGDCEAYDTRTDRWHMVASMSTRRARVGVAAIGNRLYAVGGYDGTSDLATVESYDPIANSWQPEVSMGTRRSCLGVAVLHGLLYAAGGYDGASCLNSAERFDPLTSTWTSIAAMSTRRRYVRVATLDGTLYAVGGYDSSSHLATVEKYDPQSNTWTPIANMLSRRSSAGVAVLDGMLYVAGGNDGTSCLNSVERFNPKTNTWEGVSAMNIRRSTHDLVAMDGWLYAVGGNDGSSSLNSIEKYNPRSNKWVAASCMFTRRSSVGVAVLELLNFPPPSSPTLSVSSTSL; this is encoded by the exons ATGGTCGGGTCTTTCGCGCAAGCGCAGTCGTATAATCCAAAATCACTTCCGGACTCACAGTCGGAGGAGCACTCACTTAAG TTGCCCAGAGTGCGGCACAGGCACGAGCCGGCGGCCGCCCCACCCGGCGCCATGATGGAAGGAGGCATGCAGCTGCTGAACCGCGACGGCCACAGCATCTCGCACAACTCCAAGCGCCACTACCACGACTCCTTCgtgtccatgaacaggatgcgACAGCGTGGGCTGCTCTGCGATATTGTGCTCCACGTCTCCAGCAAAGAGATAAAGGCGCACAAAGTGGTGCTGGCTTCCTGCAGCCCGTACTTCCACGCTATGTTTACCA ATGAGATGTCAGAGAGTCGTCAGACCCATGTGACGCTACATGATATCGACCCCCAGGCATTGGAGCAGCTCATTCAGTACACCTACACAGCGGAGATCGTGGTCGGGGAGGGTAACGTTCAG ACGTTGCTTCCGGCAGCTAGCCTGCTGCAACTCAACGGGGTGCGAGACGCCTGCTGCAAGTTCCTCCTCAGCCAGCTGGACCCCTCCAACTGTCTGGGCATCCGAGGCTTCGCCGACACGCACTCCTGCAGCGACCTTCTCAAGTCGGCGCACAAGTACGTCCTGCAGCACTTTGTTGAGGTGTCCAAGACAGAGGAGTTCATGCTGCTTCCACTGAAACAG ACTTTTGCTCGTCCTCAGCTGAGTGCATCAATCGCAGTCACCGATAATTTTATCCTCCCACCGAGTTGCCACGGACTATTTCGTCTGCCGCGTCAAGTCCGGCAAGCCAAAGCCTATTCAGCAACTGCTCACCGCATCAAG GTCCTGGATCTGATTTCCAGTGACAACGTGAACGTACCATCTGAAGAGGAAGTGTACCGGGCCGTGCTGAGCTGGGTGAAGCATGACATCGAAGGCCGCCGCCCACATGTTCCATGG TTGATGAAGTGCGTGCGGCTGCCGCTGCTGAGGCGAGACTTCCTCATGAGCAACGTGGACACGGAGCTGCTAGTGCGTCACCACTCCGAGTGCAAGGACCTACTAATCGAGGCGCTCAAGTATCACCTGATGCCCGAGCAGAGAGGCGTGCTCAGCAACAGCAGGACACGACCTCGCCGCTGCGAGGGCGCCAGTCCCGTGCTCTTTGCTGTTG gTGGGGGAAGTCTGTTCGCCATTCACGGAGACTGCGAAGCATACGATACCAGGACGGACCGCTGGCACATGGTGGCGTCAATGTCCACTCGGCGGGCCCGGGTGGGCGTGGCAGCCATTGGGAACAGACTGTATGCTGTTGGCGG GTATGATGGGACCTCAGACCTGGCAACTGTGGAGTCATATGACCCCATCGCTAACTCCTGGCAGCCTGAGGTTTCCATGGGAACGCGACGGAGCTGTTTGGGTGTGGCGGTCTTGCATGGATTGTTGTATGCGGCTGGGGGTTATGATGGAGCTTCCTGTCTAAATAG TGCAGAGCGTTTTGACCCTCTGACCAGCACGTGGACCTCGATCGCTGCCATGAGCACGCGCAGGAGATACGTTCGAGTCGCAACTCTAG ATGGCACCTTGTACGCGGTGGGTGGTTACGACAGCTCCTCACATCTTGCAACAGTGGAGAAGTACGATCCTCAG AGCAACACGTGGACACCCATTGCCAACATGCTGAGTCGGCGCAGCAGTGCCGGTGTGGCCGTCCTGGACGGCATGCTGTATGTGGCGGGAGGTAATGACGGCACCAGTTGCCTCAACTCTGTGGAAAGGTTCAACCCCAAGACCAACACCTGGGAGGGAGTGTCTGCCATGAACATCCGCAG GAGCACTCACGACTTGGTGGCTATGGATGGCTGGCTGTACGCCGTGGGAGGTAACGACGGCAGCTCCAGTCTCAACTCCATTGAGAAGTACAACCCGCGCAGCAACAAGTGGGTGGCGGCCTCCTGCATGTTCACGCGCCGCAGCAGCGTGGGCGTGGCTGTGCTGGAGCTGCTCAACTTCCCGCCGCCGTCCTCGCCCACTCTCTCGGTGTCCTCCACTAGCCTTTGA
- the klhl17 gene encoding kelch-like protein 17 isoform X3 — translation MLPRVRHRHEPAAAPPGAMMEGGMQLLNRDGHSISHNSKRHYHDSFVSMNRMRQRGLLCDIVLHVSSKEIKAHKVVLASCSPYFHAMFTNEMSESRQTHVTLHDIDPQALEQLIQYTYTAEIVVGEGNVQTLLPAASLLQLNGVRDACCKFLLSQLDPSNCLGIRGFADTHSCSDLLKSAHKYVLQHFVEVSKTEEFMLLPLKQQTFARPQLSASIAVTDNFILPPSCHGLFRLPRQVRQAKAYSATAHRIKVLDLISSDNVNVPSEEEVYRAVLSWVKHDIEGRRPHVPWLMKCVRLPLLRRDFLMSNVDTELLVRHHSECKDLLIEALKYHLMPEQRGVLSNSRTRPRRCEGASPVLFAVGGGSLFAIHGDCEAYDTRTDRWHMVASMSTRRARVGVAAIGNRLYAVGGYDGTSDLATVESYDPIANSWQPEVSMGTRRSCLGVAVLHGLLYAAGGYDGASCLNSAERFDPLTSTWTSIAAMSTRRRYVRVATLDGTLYAVGGYDSSSHLATVEKYDPQSNTWTPIANMLSRRSSAGVAVLDGMLYVAGGNDGTSCLNSVERFNPKTNTWEGVSAMNIRRSTHDLVAMDGWLYAVGGNDGSSSLNSIEKYNPRSNKWVAASCMFTRRSSVGVAVLELLNFPPPSSPTLSVSSTSL, via the exons ATG TTGCCCAGAGTGCGGCACAGGCACGAGCCGGCGGCCGCCCCACCCGGCGCCATGATGGAAGGAGGCATGCAGCTGCTGAACCGCGACGGCCACAGCATCTCGCACAACTCCAAGCGCCACTACCACGACTCCTTCgtgtccatgaacaggatgcgACAGCGTGGGCTGCTCTGCGATATTGTGCTCCACGTCTCCAGCAAAGAGATAAAGGCGCACAAAGTGGTGCTGGCTTCCTGCAGCCCGTACTTCCACGCTATGTTTACCA ATGAGATGTCAGAGAGTCGTCAGACCCATGTGACGCTACATGATATCGACCCCCAGGCATTGGAGCAGCTCATTCAGTACACCTACACAGCGGAGATCGTGGTCGGGGAGGGTAACGTTCAG ACGTTGCTTCCGGCAGCTAGCCTGCTGCAACTCAACGGGGTGCGAGACGCCTGCTGCAAGTTCCTCCTCAGCCAGCTGGACCCCTCCAACTGTCTGGGCATCCGAGGCTTCGCCGACACGCACTCCTGCAGCGACCTTCTCAAGTCGGCGCACAAGTACGTCCTGCAGCACTTTGTTGAGGTGTCCAAGACAGAGGAGTTCATGCTGCTTCCACTGAAACAG CAGACTTTTGCTCGTCCTCAGCTGAGTGCATCAATCGCAGTCACCGATAATTTTATCCTCCCACCGAGTTGCCACGGACTATTTCGTCTGCCGCGTCAAGTCCGGCAAGCCAAAGCCTATTCAGCAACTGCTCACCGCATCAAG GTCCTGGATCTGATTTCCAGTGACAACGTGAACGTACCATCTGAAGAGGAAGTGTACCGGGCCGTGCTGAGCTGGGTGAAGCATGACATCGAAGGCCGCCGCCCACATGTTCCATGG TTGATGAAGTGCGTGCGGCTGCCGCTGCTGAGGCGAGACTTCCTCATGAGCAACGTGGACACGGAGCTGCTAGTGCGTCACCACTCCGAGTGCAAGGACCTACTAATCGAGGCGCTCAAGTATCACCTGATGCCCGAGCAGAGAGGCGTGCTCAGCAACAGCAGGACACGACCTCGCCGCTGCGAGGGCGCCAGTCCCGTGCTCTTTGCTGTTG gTGGGGGAAGTCTGTTCGCCATTCACGGAGACTGCGAAGCATACGATACCAGGACGGACCGCTGGCACATGGTGGCGTCAATGTCCACTCGGCGGGCCCGGGTGGGCGTGGCAGCCATTGGGAACAGACTGTATGCTGTTGGCGG GTATGATGGGACCTCAGACCTGGCAACTGTGGAGTCATATGACCCCATCGCTAACTCCTGGCAGCCTGAGGTTTCCATGGGAACGCGACGGAGCTGTTTGGGTGTGGCGGTCTTGCATGGATTGTTGTATGCGGCTGGGGGTTATGATGGAGCTTCCTGTCTAAATAG TGCAGAGCGTTTTGACCCTCTGACCAGCACGTGGACCTCGATCGCTGCCATGAGCACGCGCAGGAGATACGTTCGAGTCGCAACTCTAG ATGGCACCTTGTACGCGGTGGGTGGTTACGACAGCTCCTCACATCTTGCAACAGTGGAGAAGTACGATCCTCAG AGCAACACGTGGACACCCATTGCCAACATGCTGAGTCGGCGCAGCAGTGCCGGTGTGGCCGTCCTGGACGGCATGCTGTATGTGGCGGGAGGTAATGACGGCACCAGTTGCCTCAACTCTGTGGAAAGGTTCAACCCCAAGACCAACACCTGGGAGGGAGTGTCTGCCATGAACATCCGCAG GAGCACTCACGACTTGGTGGCTATGGATGGCTGGCTGTACGCCGTGGGAGGTAACGACGGCAGCTCCAGTCTCAACTCCATTGAGAAGTACAACCCGCGCAGCAACAAGTGGGTGGCGGCCTCCTGCATGTTCACGCGCCGCAGCAGCGTGGGCGTGGCTGTGCTGGAGCTGCTCAACTTCCCGCCGCCGTCCTCGCCCACTCTCTCGGTGTCCTCCACTAGCCTTTGA